One window of the Shewanella litorisediminis genome contains the following:
- the flgE gene encoding flagellar hook protein FlgE, whose protein sequence is MSFNIALSGIAAAQKDLNTTANNIANVNTTGFKESRAEFADVYAASIFSNSKTQVGGGVTTTQVAQQFHQGSLQFTSNALDLAISGGGFFVTSADPSARDYSFTRAGAFKVDSNNYLVDSAGNFLQTFPVDKFGNSTSVSLTTTRPVQIPDTAGSPVMTENVGIQMNLNAGEKTKDPAAFDPDDPTTFNNSTSSTIYDSLGEPHILTTYFVRPNNGAYTGENNWVAYYALDGQPVNLGGGPGTYQMDTNGDGTPDATGTAQTIGGWSGAVLTFNSTGTYTGTNPAIITTEPLGIGGAGILGPGADGSQTLTINFANPTQYASAFEVTELTQDGTTVGRLTNVEVGEDGLIKAAYSNGSTVPLGRVALVRFANEQGLTQVGNTSWKESLASGTALAGEANSGTFGAIRSAALEQSNVDLTTELVDLISAQRNFQANSRTLEVNNTLQQTILQIR, encoded by the coding sequence ATGTCTTTCAATATCGCACTCAGTGGCATCGCTGCCGCCCAAAAAGATTTGAATACCACAGCCAATAATATCGCCAACGTCAACACCACGGGCTTTAAAGAGTCGCGTGCTGAGTTTGCCGATGTGTATGCGGCGTCCATTTTCTCCAACAGCAAAACCCAGGTGGGTGGCGGCGTGACCACTACTCAGGTGGCGCAGCAGTTCCATCAGGGCAGTTTGCAGTTCACCAGCAACGCGCTGGACTTGGCCATCAGCGGTGGCGGCTTTTTTGTGACGTCGGCCGATCCGTCGGCCCGTGATTACAGCTTCACCCGCGCCGGTGCATTTAAGGTAGACAGCAACAACTATTTGGTGGATTCAGCGGGCAACTTCCTGCAGACCTTCCCGGTAGACAAATTCGGCAACTCCACTTCTGTGAGTTTGACTACCACCCGTCCTGTACAAATTCCTGACACCGCAGGCAGCCCGGTGATGACAGAGAACGTGGGTATTCAGATGAACCTGAACGCCGGTGAAAAAACCAAAGACCCAGCGGCGTTTGACCCTGATGATCCAACCACGTTCAATAACTCTACCTCGTCTACTATTTATGACTCTCTCGGCGAGCCACACATTCTGACCACCTACTTTGTTCGGCCAAACAATGGTGCCTACACAGGTGAAAACAACTGGGTGGCTTACTATGCCCTTGACGGTCAGCCTGTGAATCTTGGCGGTGGTCCAGGTACTTACCAAATGGATACCAATGGTGACGGTACCCCTGACGCCACCGGAACTGCCCAAACCATCGGTGGCTGGTCGGGGGCGGTGCTGACCTTTAACAGCACTGGTACATACACTGGAACCAACCCCGCTATCATTACCACAGAGCCCCTGGGGATTGGTGGTGCCGGCATTCTGGGGCCAGGTGCCGACGGCAGCCAAACCCTTACCATTAATTTTGCCAACCCGACTCAGTACGCATCTGCGTTTGAGGTGACTGAGCTGACCCAGGACGGTACCACTGTAGGCCGCCTGACCAACGTGGAAGTGGGTGAAGATGGCCTGATTAAAGCCGCCTACAGTAATGGCAGCACCGTACCCCTTGGCCGCGTTGCCCTGGTGCGTTTTGCCAACGAGCAGGGGCTGACTCAGGTGGGTAACACCTCCTGGAAAGAAAGCCTGGCCTCTGGCACAGCCCTCGCCGGCGAAGCCAACAGTGGTACCTTCGGTGCCATTCGCTCGGCGGCGCTGGAACAGTCCAACGTGGATTTGACCACAGAGTTGGTTGACCTGATTTCGGCGCAGCGTAACTTCCAGGCCAACAGCCGTACATTGGAAGTGAATAACACACTGCAGCAGACCATTCTGCAGATCCGTTAA
- the flgD gene encoding flagellar hook assembly protein FlgD: protein MSFLNSISQASAAQSTQSTGNPFLDSVRLQTKEAVPEAKKQELTQEDFFALLSQQLSMQDPFKPVENDQMIAQMASFSTVDGIANLNDHIVNLNTVMTSSQALQASGLVGQKVLIPSASGHVSTEEPNLHGVISTSKPIETIMVRIEDAKGQLVKTFSVDGSDGGNIDVNWDGLDAEGKPVAEGTYTIKASGRIDGKAEELPVSTYAHVTSVSLGTAATGAILNLRGIGGIKLSDVLAVAES from the coding sequence GTGAGTTTTCTTAACTCTATCAGTCAGGCATCGGCGGCCCAGTCAACCCAGAGCACGGGAAATCCCTTTCTGGACAGTGTCAGGTTGCAGACCAAAGAAGCAGTGCCAGAGGCCAAAAAGCAGGAGCTAACCCAAGAGGACTTTTTCGCCCTTTTGTCTCAGCAGTTGTCGATGCAGGACCCGTTCAAGCCGGTAGAAAATGATCAGATGATTGCCCAGATGGCGTCCTTCTCCACTGTGGACGGTATCGCGAATCTGAACGACCACATTGTGAATCTCAATACTGTGATGACCTCGAGTCAGGCACTGCAGGCATCGGGTCTGGTGGGGCAGAAGGTGTTGATCCCGTCGGCTTCAGGCCATGTGTCCACCGAAGAGCCCAACCTCCATGGTGTCATCAGTACCTCCAAGCCCATCGAAACCATCATGGTGCGTATTGAAGATGCCAAGGGACAGCTGGTGAAAACCTTCAGTGTTGACGGCAGTGACGGCGGCAATATTGATGTGAATTGGGACGGCCTCGATGCTGAAGGCAAACCCGTCGCCGAAGGCACTTACACCATCAAGGCCAGTGGCCGTATTGATGGTAAGGCCGAAGAATTACCGGTTTCAACTTATGCCCATGTGACCAGCGTGTCGCTCGGGACTGCAGCAACAGGCGCCATTCTTAATTTGCGTGGCATTGGCGGCATTAAACTATCGGATGTTCTGGCTGTGGCTGAGAGCTGA
- the flgC gene encoding flagellar basal body rod protein FlgC produces MSLFNIFNVSGSGMSAQSVRLNTTASNIANADSVSSSVDKTYRARHPVFEAELAKASQQQSARGVNVKGIVESDKPLQKEYNPDHPMADADGFIYKPNVNVMEEMADMISASRSYQMNVQVADTAKSMLMQTLRMGK; encoded by the coding sequence ATGAGCTTGTTTAATATCTTCAATGTGTCTGGCTCTGGTATGAGTGCGCAATCGGTTCGCCTCAACACCACCGCAAGCAACATTGCCAACGCAGATTCAGTTTCCAGCAGTGTCGATAAAACCTACCGGGCACGTCATCCGGTGTTTGAAGCTGAGCTTGCCAAAGCCAGCCAGCAGCAATCTGCCCGTGGTGTGAATGTCAAAGGCATAGTCGAAAGCGATAAGCCGCTGCAAAAAGAATACAACCCGGATCATCCCATGGCGGATGCCGATGGCTTTATTTACAAACCCAATGTGAACGTGATGGAAGAAATGGCTGACATGATTTCCGCATCACGTTCGTACCAGATGAATGTCCAGGTGGCCGACACCGCCAAGAGTATGCTGATGCAGACTCTGAGAATGGGCAAATAA
- the flgB gene encoding flagellar basal body rod protein FlgB — protein MAISFDKALGVHQFTLGIRAERAEVLSSNIANADTPHYKARDVNFADALQAARSHQRGMQMAQTSEGHFDLQALSRQHVQFRVPNQPDTGDGNTVDIQQEQSAFMQNALEYQMSLGFLEGKFNGMKKAIKGD, from the coding sequence ATGGCGATCAGTTTCGATAAGGCGCTTGGGGTGCATCAATTTACCCTTGGCATCAGAGCAGAGCGGGCGGAAGTCCTCTCAAGCAATATCGCCAACGCCGATACCCCCCACTACAAAGCCCGGGATGTGAACTTTGCCGATGCGCTGCAGGCTGCACGCAGTCATCAGCGTGGCATGCAAATGGCTCAAACCAGTGAAGGGCATTTTGACTTGCAAGCTCTGAGCCGGCAACACGTGCAGTTCCGTGTTCCCAATCAGCCCGATACCGGCGATGGCAACACGGTAGATATCCAGCAGGAGCAGTCGGCCTTTATGCAGAATGCGCTGGAATATCAGATGTCGCTGGGCTTTCTGGAGGGCAAGTTCAACGGTATGAAAAAGGCCATTAAAGGAGACTGA